Proteins from one Pseudomonadota bacterium genomic window:
- a CDS encoding glycosyltransferase — translation MAVVLKGYPRLSETFIAQEILGLERRGLALSLVSLRHPTDRARHPIHREIQAQVAYLPEYLHDEPARTIAAWRRARRLPGFKTARQRWLKDLARDPSRNRVRRFGQACVLADELPASIRHIHAHFLHTPASVARYAALMRGLTWSVSAHAKDIWTTPEWEKREKLADASWAVTCTEVGCAHLAALAPGASSVGLVYHGIDVERFAAPAAPANGCDGSAEERPVRLLSVGRAVEKKGYGDLLAALALLPPDLHWRFTHIGGGELRHRLQQQAQALGLGPRIQWLGPQPQPAVLEEYRRADIFLLASRIAADGDRDGLPNVLMEAQSQRLACVATRVSAVPELIEDGATGLLVAPGDAEGLAGAILALSRDPARRHALGRAGEVRVRRHFGHEAGIDRLIERLKL, via the coding sequence ATTGCCGTCGTCCTCAAGGGCTATCCGCGGCTCTCCGAAACCTTCATTGCCCAGGAGATCCTCGGCCTCGAGCGGCGGGGCTTGGCCCTCTCCCTGGTCTCGCTGCGCCACCCGACCGACCGCGCCCGCCATCCCATTCATCGAGAGATCCAGGCACAAGTCGCCTACCTTCCGGAATATCTGCACGACGAGCCGGCACGAACCATCGCGGCCTGGCGCCGCGCGCGGCGCCTTCCTGGGTTCAAGACCGCGCGCCAGCGATGGCTCAAGGATCTCGCGCGCGATCCGAGCCGCAACCGCGTGCGCCGTTTCGGTCAGGCCTGCGTGCTCGCGGACGAGCTGCCGGCGTCGATCCGCCACATCCATGCGCATTTCCTGCATACGCCGGCTTCGGTCGCCCGCTATGCCGCGCTGATGCGCGGCCTCACCTGGAGCGTATCGGCCCATGCCAAGGATATTTGGACCACGCCCGAGTGGGAGAAGCGCGAGAAGCTGGCCGATGCCAGCTGGGCCGTCACCTGCACGGAAGTCGGCTGCGCGCACCTGGCAGCGCTAGCACCCGGAGCTTCGTCGGTCGGGCTCGTCTATCACGGCATCGACGTCGAGCGCTTCGCCGCACCGGCGGCACCGGCGAACGGATGCGACGGCAGCGCAGAAGAACGCCCCGTTCGCCTGCTGTCGGTCGGCCGGGCGGTGGAAAAAAAGGGCTACGGCGATCTCCTGGCGGCGCTCGCCCTGCTGCCGCCGGATCTTCATTGGCGCTTCACCCATATCGGCGGCGGCGAGCTCCGCCACAGATTGCAGCAACAGGCCCAGGCGCTCGGTCTCGGCCCGCGCATCCAGTGGCTGGGCCCGCAGCCGCAGCCGGCCGTGCTCGAGGAGTATCGCCGCGCCGACATCTTTCTATTGGCGAGCCGCATTGCCGCCGATGGCGACCGCGACGGCTTGCCCAACGTGCTGATGGAGGCGCAGAGCCAGCGACTGGCTTGCGTCGCCACGCGGGTCTCGGCGGTGCCGGAGCTGATCGAAGACGGCGCAACCGGGCTCCTCGTCGCCCCTGGCGATGCGGAGGGACTGGCGGGGGCGATCCTCGCCTTGAGCCGCGATCCCGCTCGGCGCCATGCGCTCGGCCGCGCCGGCGAGGTGCGGGTGCGTCGGCACTTCGGCCACGAGGCGGGAATCGACCGCCTCATCGAGAGGCTGAAGCTCTGA